The genomic window CTCCCAGCCCTCCCTCCATGCCCTCACTCACACTGGGCAGGGCCGGAGTGACGGGGGCGAAGGCCATGTGTATTCGCTCATGACCCAAGCAGAGTTTGACCGCGGTGGAAGCCAGCAGTTCGCAGAGAGAAGGACAAGGCAGGGGCGCTTGGCCAGCACGGTCCTCTGCTGGGGTCTCAGTGGAATCGGGGGTCTCTGTTAGGGGGGAAGATGGTGGGGGGCTTCGCGTTTggtccttccccttccccttgaGGCCCTCTTGCCCATGCTGCTCGTCCCTCTCTTCCTGGCTGAGCCCACTCTCTCCCCAGCCAGCATCCCCCACTGCAGCTCTGCACTGGGTCTCCCCACGCTACTGCCTTTCCTGCTGGCAGCTCCAGAGCCTCTAAAAAGAGGGGTTCGGGGGGGTCTGGCCAAAGAAGGTGTTTGGAGGCGTGTCCTGAGGGGAGTGGTGGAGATTATTGGGGGTGAGAGGGTTGCTAAATCCCTGGAGACTTCTGCTGGCTGTCCcctcctgcctcaaactctgGCCCAGCCTCCCTCCTGCACAGGCCGAGGGGCAAGAGGAGCCGCTCACCCTCTTTGATGCTCTTGGTCCTGTGGGTGTCGCCATTGCACGAAGGTTGTGGAGTTGGGGGCATTTTCTGTGTCAATTCCTTCTGTTAAACCCATCCACCACCCCCCAATCCAACCAGAGATTTTAAAATGGCAGACACAGTTCAACACAACCCACAAGAATGAACAATGGACTCTTGCCAGTCCTAAAATCGTGTTTATAGGAGCAAAATGCTATAAGATATAACATTAGGTGGAAAAAAGTTGCTCATAGACTTCTACCTATGGTAGGGTCTATAGTCtactaaaatagacaaatggctGGAAAGAAATATGTCAAAACTAATGGTGGCATTAAGGTCATCATCATTTTCTTCCTTATACttgtctgtattttccaaattttccacaATGGGTATAtaacacagtgtctggcaccCAAAATGCATTCAATGAACGATTTATTTTGAATGGATGACTTTTATAATAAGAACATGAACTTCATAAAAACTTTGCAAAATGCACATTGAGTGCCTGCTAGGtgttaggtgctggggatacTGAGAAGGCGGGCCAACACTCCACCCAAAGGAACCCATGGCCTGGGGACCGGGCCATACCAACAAGCACCTCTAGCATGATGTGGCAAGCGCTGAACTAGAATACGCACAGAGTAGGGCAGATATGCTCCAGGAAGGCAGGGGGTGAGGACCTCCagggtgtgggggtgggaggggccaGCGCTCAAGATCGTGCATGGCTCCTGATCCCCAAGGTGGGAATTAGCCTGTTTCCACAGGCTTCTCTCTTGCTCTTCAtccccaccaaaaaaacaaagGGGGCCAAACCCCTGCAAAGCTCAGTCATTTGCAGGCATGATACCCAACCGGTGGCATGCCCTGGGTCTTACCTGCTGGCCTGCATCCCCGGGGGCCCACACCCGGGCATCAGCTTGGCAGGGGCAGTGCCCCCGGATATCAAACTTGACCCAGACCTGGTGCATTGCAGTGCTCAGCTCTGCcaaagctgggggtgggggtgggcaggagagggaggttggTGGTGAGTGTAGACCAACAGGCAGCTTGGCCTTGCCAAGCAGAAGGGCATGGCACTGGGGGGAGGGATAATCAGACAGGAAGCTGGTCTCTCTCAGGACCCAACCTCTGCACGCCCCACCCCTCCAAGATGGCTCACCCTGGCTGGAGACAAACTGGGTCAGCGTCAGGGAACAGGCAGCGTGCCCAGCCTCCTGCGTGCACTCCTCCGTGGACTGCTCCCGAGAGCCTGTGGGGCAGGAAGGGAAAAGCTGCAGGTCCAGAAATCAAGGTAATCACAGGTTAAGGTCAGAGAAGGTCAGGACATGATATCTAAATCAGGGGACTCAATAGTCCATAAAACTCGTGCTTTCTGGGAAACCTGGGTCACATAGAGACACAGCACTCTTTGCTTGTAGAATGCACAGCCTTTAACGTGCTGAGATGCTTTGCAAGCCCTGAGGCTAACCATGTGGAAGACAATGTTCTAAAACGTATCTGACCCTGGAGCTCTTTTTGGTCATTCCTACACACAGGGAAATTTCAAGCTCTCCCATGGCCAACTTGAGCCAAGGGGGAGAAAGCTGAGAACCATGAAAAGAACCGGACGAAATCAGAAGACCTGAGTCTAAGTCCTGGCTGCAACACTTTACTAACTGTGACTTCGGACAAGTCACTTATCCTCTGAGTTTTTCTTatctggaaaacaaaagcaataatacCCACTTCACAGTGTTACAGCAGGTTTTAAAAGGTGCCGGGTGAACAGAGTGGGAGACACCGAGTGGGCACATTCGTCTTTGTTTAAGGGTGGTCAAGGGCGCAGGCATGGTCCTCTGATCTGCAGAGAGGGGAAGTCTGCTCTAAGGGCATTGAGCCACggtggctgaggctggggctgcgCAGGGAGTAGGGGGCTTTTTGGGGAGAGGCAGTCAACGAATGACCACAGGCTTGCAGCCGTCCCCCTGAGGGCTCCATCCcgccctcccacccccagctcctctcCCTACCTGCTTTCTCCCTGGCCCGCCCAGCGCCTGCCACACGACCGCAGGCCACACACAGCCGGTGGCTGCAACGGGGACATCGCCAGTGGGTGTTGAAGAGTCCGTGGTGGCAACGGCTGCAGCAGCGTGGAATGCCTGGGTTGTCCTCTGTCACGGCTGGCCCTTGGCCTGCTGACCACGGAGAGAACAGGGTCAGAGGGTGAAGGCAACAGGCCCCAATGGAAGGCTTCATGTGGCAAGGAtccaggcaggggcaggagaagcAGGGAGCAGCTTCCATGGAGGGGCCCCCCAGGGAAGGGAGACAAGCCCCTCGACAGCTACCCACTGCTTACTCCTCAGCCCTGTCAAGAGCCTCCCTGCAGAAACCATCCTGTCCAGCAAAGCTTTCCAGGGATAGTGGAGACCTCAGCTCCACCATTcctgccccacacccagccctgccccagggaCTTCCCCACTGGCCCTGAATTACTAATCCACACCACTTCTAGCACATTCtttcctccacctccttccctccAAGCCGTATGTGCTACCAGAAATGGTAACCATGCCCAGGTGTCATTTCCTCCAGGAGactttgttgtcgttgttttgagatagggtctcactctgtcacctaggctggaatgcagtggtgtgattacagctcacggcagtctccatctcctgggctcaagtgatcctcccaccttggcctcccaaagtgctgggattacaggcgtgagctactgcacccagccaggagtgGGGTTTTCTAAGAGCCAAGTATCAGACTAAGCCATTGTTGGTAGGTGGAAAAGGTGCCACTGAGTACAGTTCAACGAACGCCTTGCCTTTGGACTCAGAGGTGGTCAGGACTTGGCCCTGCCTCACGGTGCACACATTCTGGATAGGGAGATGTACCCATAAATATGGCAATGACTATGGCACCATGAGGCGGGTGCTGGAGGAAAATGCCAGGGAAGGGTGAGGATGGGAATGCGGGGGAGCTTCCCAAGAGGGCCCCAGAGGATGAGTAAGTTTTCATTCACCAGGTAGAAAGGGAGGAGCAGGGCATTCCAGACACTGGGACAGCCAGTGCCAAAGCCTGAGGGGATGACAAGCTCCAGGGAGCCGGGAAAGGAAGGATGGGTGGCGTGTGTGCTGGGAACCCAGGCTGGGAGTGGCAGGAGCCGACAGGGAGCAGGGAGCTGGCTGAAGATGCACCAAGGGGCCTGGCCTGTTTGAGGCAAGAGGGAGCCCCAGGGGTCTCCACCCAAAAACTGACCGGCAGCCCAGGGCTGTGTGCTTACGAGGAACTCCCTCTGCTGCGAAAAGGCGACCAGAGGGAGCGCCTGCAGCCAGAGGGACCTTAGCCCAGGTCCTGCCAGCCCTCCAGGCCCAGGAGCTTCGCCTGACCCCCAACCCCTCAGGAGCTCCCCCACCTCCCAGTGCCTTGCAGATACTTGGCACTCATTCTTGTTTTCCCAGCAAGCCCAAAAACTCCCAGAGAACTGGGCTGTACCCAGTTTGACACCTTCCTGATGTCCCCACCCAGGCCAGGAGCTCTTCCGAGGTTGCCTTAAGTCTAGGAGCCGGCAGTGTGGGTGGGGTCAGGGGAGGGACACCTGGGGCTCCCCCTACAGAGACCCCATGCAGACCCAGGAGGTCCTGTTCACCTTCCCGCTGGGCCCAGGCCAGGGCTTCCCGCTCTCTCCGCAGCAGACGGCACAGTCGGTCCCCTAGACTACTGAGCAGGTGCTTGGAGAGTCCTGTGCTGAGCCTGCCATCAGGGCCGGACCCTGGGCCTTCCTCAGAGCTGGAGTTGGCGGCTGTGTCTTCCTCCTGCTGCAGTTCCCCTCCCAGAGGTGATCTGGAGAGAGGGCAGGGGGAGATGAGGAGGGAGCCCTGGCGGGAGGGCACTGGAGGCATCCAGGGGCAACGGCTCACCTCCGCACTTGCTGAAAGTGGCCGGCGggccctcctccctctccagctGCCTGGGCACAACTTTGGCATTGAGCCAGTTTTGCAGggagagccaggcatggtatgTCCTGAAGTCCTGGGTCCTGGAGACTGGCCTGGCCGTCTCGGGGTCCTGAGGGGACAATGCGGAGGTCAGGAGTCTGGGCTTCCTGGGCTGCTGAGAACCCCATCCCAGCCTTAGCGCCCACCCCGTCCACACTCAGAGCCAGCCCAGTTCCTTGCCCCAGGCCTCTGAAGCTTAATTCAGAACCAGCAAGAGTGGACCAGGCAGCTGGAAGGCTCGCACGCCAGGCTGAGCAGGGAGTCTGAGGATGCCCTGACATGGACCAGCAGGCGAGGGAAGAGGTTGTCTGTGTGTTGAGCCCAAGGCTTTGGGCAGCTGGGGCGATCGTCCTGACACATGTGCAGGATCCAGTCAGTGTAGACTTTGGATAGCTCCACTGAAGGCTTAGTGATACGGCTGGCTGTGTGACATGAGGAGACAATCCCAAAGTGGACGGAGGGCGCTGGAAGGTGAGAAGGCCGGAGAGTTTCGACACAGGCCACAGGTGCAGTAACCCAAGAAGGCGAAGGGGCCAACTTCCCAGCCAGGGCAGAGGCCTGGGAGGGCACACACAGGCCCATGCCAGGTGCAGGGGCATTTGAGCAAGGCCATGGAGAGTCCTGATCCACACCCAGCCGTCCAGGAAGCTGAAAAACTGAAGTGATCCCGAAGAActgaggctgaggccggcagtgCCAGGGCCCTCCGTGGAGGGCACAGTGTAGCAGAGGACTCCAGGGTGCGCCCAGAGCCCTAACACTGGCAGAGTCCAAACTGAGTATCCAGTTCCCTCTGGCCAAGAGAGCAGCCGTTCCTGGGGCAGGACAAGGGATCCTTCAGGAGAAGCAATCCCCAAACAGGGATTTGTGGCACAAGCAGTCATCGCAGTGAACGTTTACTGAGTGTTCACTGGGTGCCAGGAATTCTTCCAAACCCTTGCTATGAATTATTCTAGCATTTAACTTTTGCAGTAGTCTTCCTGAGGTAGGTGCCATCttcatccctattttatagatgaagtaactgaggcccagagaggtgaagttgCTCATCCTAGGCCACACAGCTACCAATCAGCAAAGTCAGGGACGAGGTGCTCTGGCTCCAGAGCCGTGCTCTGAACCATGTCATTATACTGCTACCAGCACACCAGGGCTTGGGAGGAGACAGAGATAGAAGCTACTTGCTGGAAGGCTCTGGCCTGGAGATGCTGAGGAACTCCCAGAGAGCCATTGCGATCCAGGTGGGAGGCTAACCACTGGCTGTGGTCCATTCATAAAGCCTACGGACCCCGCCCCATGCGAAGCCCCAGCCCCGGCTGCCCCCTCCCACGCAGGGCCTGCAGCCCCTCCCGGCCCCCTTACCTCTCTGGTCATCATGGTGTCCCGAGTCCGCCTCCTTGTTCCCTATCGATGTGTCCCGTACCTCCTGCCAACCCCCAGCCCCCTGTTCTGCAGTGCCTGGAAAAGGGTCCGGTGGCCGCTTGGGGGCTGGGCCGCCCACTGCTCCTTGGATCTCCGGGCTGCCTGCCCTTTTGAGGGCCTGGAGCTGAGCAACCGGCCTCTCCTCGGCCTCAGGGCAGCCGCGTGGACATTCAAACTGCTCTGAGTGCCGTGTGAGCCATGTCTTCTTCAGTTTGGTGTGGTGGCCGGGGGGGCAGGCCCTGGGGCCAGAGGCCTTGTTCACTTCCTCGCTGGGTTCGCTGGCTCCACCGGCAACCCCGTCCAGGCCCTCCTGGCACTTCCCACAAGGGCCAAGACCCCCATCTTTAATGGGTGGATAGGATGAGCAGCAGCCCCGCTGGGTGATAGGCGGCTCGGGAGAGGGGCACCTTGGTGTGGTTGGTGGCCCCAGCTGGTACCCAAGGCTCCCATCGCTTGGTCCAGCCCAGACGTTGCCAAGAGTATGAACGAGGCCTGGGGGATAAGCGGGCCAGGGGGTCCGGGGCACAGTGTCTGGCTGCCCCAGGAAGAGTGGGCAAGGATTCTGCTGACGGCCAGCtcccatctctccatccctctggTGCAGTGAAGGACGTTCGGTCTCCCCGGCTCTCTGCAGGTGCCCACCAGGGTTTAAACCCAACAACCCAGGTTCCACAGCTGCCAAGGGCTCTTTTGCCAACCTGAGAATGCTCGGATCCTTGTGGTAAAAGCCCTACAGAGGGGAGAAAGTGTTACGCCTGGGCTGACTTGGGCTCCCCGTGCCTAAATGTATGGGCAGAACTGACaagcaagaaggaagggagaataCTGAAGCCCTCACACTCTGATTAATCAATGGCACTGCCCTAGGTCTCTGGAGTGCCTCCGACACTGTCCTGgcaacccccacctcctcccccaggattTCTCAGACTTCCTCACAAGGAAGTCTAAGAACTAAAGGGTGAATGCCTGGCACAGCCAAAGGGCATCCAGGGTCTGTTTGGGCCGTTTGGTGTCCTGTGCCATACTGAGTTTTAAGTGTTCTAAAATCTCATCCCTGGGAGTGGGAGTCATCTATGGGGGAGGTACCCTAGACATGGGCCATGGGGTCCCCTGCACATCCCACTCTTAGATAGAGAGGCCTTGTCTGCTCGCCCATCTCCTCCCAGGACAAGCCACACATTCCAAGGCCACAGTTCCCAGGACCTTATCCTAGGCAGACAATGGATGAGTCAGTGGCTGCAATGACCTGAGGGCAGGGGAGGCCTAGAGAGATGGAGCTGCTCAGGGAAGGGCTTGCTTGGGGTTGACTGTGGGGCCTGGGACAGCTCCAAGCTGATAGACCCCTCTACCTCGGTGCTGCCTTCTCTTTTCATCACAGTGGAAGGGCAGCTTGGGGACCACCGAGCCACTTTGCAAGGCCAGAGCCACAGGTACCCTCTCTGCCCCTGCACTCACCTTGCTGCCTAAGCTGAAGGCAGAGGGCACTTTGGGCTGGCCCCCGGAGTGTACCCAGGGGTGTGGGGCAAGGGGCCAGTCACATGGACGCTCTGGGGGCAGGCCAGACACTAGGTAGGGTGGCAAGCAGGTGGGCACCCAGAAGGGAGCTCGCTCCAGGATCTTGGTCTCCAGAAGGAAAGGGCAGTGCCAGGGCCGGAAGGCCACAGGGTCACTCTTGAGATGGCCACCACTATGCTCAGGCATCAGGGGGCCACAGCGAGGTGGGCACGCTGGCCCGCAGAATGCCAGCGGATGGGTAAGCATGGCCTCCTTCCAGCGCAGTCCCTCTTTGCTGCCCAGCCAGTTGACCTTCCTCTCCCCATTCTGGGGGCCCTCGCCCTCCACAAGTGGGAGCGTGTCCTTGGGGCCCGGGGGGAAGCCAGGGGGAAGCCAGGAGTCTGGGGTGCTTGGGATGCCCCCCCAAAAGGGAGCAGGCTCTCCCAGGCACAGCGGCCCACGGTGCAGGCCATCTCGAGGCGGGCTGCCGGGCTCCTGTCTGACGATGCTGTTCTCTGGGGCCGTCTTCTCCCAGGTGCCCTTCAGGAAGCTGGGCGAACTCTCCATCACTCTCCTGCCCTCATGGGGCTCTCCCAGAGGGGGGGTCCCTGGAGCATAACCATCAAAGCATGAGCTTCTGGGGCACATTCCCCAAGCACCTtactgcct from Macaca mulatta isolate MMU2019108-1 chromosome 8, T2T-MMU8v2.0, whole genome shotgun sequence includes these protein-coding regions:
- the HR gene encoding lysine-specific demethylase hairless isoform X4; amino-acid sequence: MESSPSFLKGTWEKTAPENSIVRQEPGSPPRDGLHRGPLCLGEPAPFWGGIPSTPDSWLPPGFPPGPKDTLPLVEGEGPQNGERKVNWLGSKEGLRWKEAMLTHPLAFCGPACPPRCGPLMPEHSGGHLKSDPVAFRPWHCPFLLETKILERAPFWVPTCLPPYLVSGLPPERPCDWPLAPHPWVHSGGQPKVPSAFSLGSKGFYHKDPSILRLAKEPLAAVEPGLLGLNPGGHLQRAGETERPSLHQRDGEMGAGRQQNPCPLFLGQPDTVPRTPWPAYPPGLVHTLGNVWAGPSDGSLGYQLGPPTTPRCPSPEPPITQRGCCSSYPPIKDGGLGPCGKCQEGLDGVAGGASEPSEEVNKASGPRACPPGHHTKLKKTWLTRHSEQFECPRGCPEAEERPVAQLQALKRAGSPEIQGAVGGPAPKRPPDPFPGTAEQGAGGWQEVRDTSIGNKEADSGHHDDQRGPRDGQASLQDPGLQDIPCLALPAKLAQCQSCAQAAGEGGGPAGHFQQVRRSPLGGELQQEEDTAANSSSEEGPGSGPDGRLSTGLSKHLLSSLGDRLCRLLRREREALAWAQREGQGPAVTEDNPGIPRCCSRCHHGLFNTHWRCPRCSHRLCVACGRVAGAGRAREKAGSREQSTEECTQEAGHAACSLTLTQFVSSQALAELSTAMHQVWVKFDIRGHCPCQADARVWAPGDAGQQKELTQKMPPTPQPSCNGDTHRTKSIKEGERLLLPLGLPPPSSPLTETPDSTETPAEDRAGQAPLPCPSLCELLASTAVKLCLGHERIHMAFAPVTPALPSDDRITNILDSIIAQVVERKIQEKALGPGLRAGPGLRKGLGLPLSPVRPRLPPPGALLWLQEPRPRPRRGFHLFQEHWRQGQPVLVSGIQRTLQGNLWGTEALGALGGQVQALSPLGPPQPTSLGSTAFWEGFSWPELRPKSDEGSVLLLHRALGDEDTSRVENLAASLPLPEYCAHRGKLNLASYLPPGLALRPLEPQLWAAYGVSPHRGHLGTKNLCVEVADLVSILVHAEAPLPAWHRVQKDFLSGLDGEGLWSPGSQVSTVWHVFRAQDAQRIRRFLQMVCPAGAGALEPGAPGSCYLDAGLRRRLREEWGVSCWTLLQAPGEAVLVPAGAPHQVQGLVSTVSVTQHFLSPETSALSAQLCHQGSSLHPDCRLLCAQMDWAVFQAVKVAVGTLQEAK
- the HR gene encoding lysine-specific demethylase hairless isoform X1 gives rise to the protein MESSPSFLKGTWEKTAPENSIVRQEPGSPPRDGLHRGPLCLGEPAPFWGGIPSTPDSWLPPGFPPGPKDTLPLVEGEGPQNGERKVNWLGSKEGLRWKEAMLTHPLAFCGPACPPRCGPLMPEHSGGHLKSDPVAFRPWHCPFLLETKILERAPFWVPTCLPPYLVSGLPPERPCDWPLAPHPWVHSGGQPKVPSAFSLGSKGFYHKDPSILRLAKEPLAAVEPGLLGLNPGGHLQRAGETERPSLHQRDGEMGAGRQQNPCPLFLGQPDTVPRTPWPAYPPGLVHTLGNVWAGPSDGSLGYQLGPPTTPRCPSPEPPITQRGCCSSYPPIKDGGLGPCGKCQEGLDGVAGGASEPSEEVNKASGPRACPPGHHTKLKKTWLTRHSEQFECPRGCPEAEERPVAQLQALKRAGSPEIQGAVGGPAPKRPPDPFPGTAEQGAGGWQEVRDTSIGNKEADSGHHDDQRGPRDGQASLQDPGLQDIPCLALPAKLAQCQSCAQAAGEGGGPAGHFQQVRRSPLGGELQQEEDTAANSSSEEGPGSGPDGRLSTGLSKHLLSSLGDRLCRLLRREREALAWAQREAGQGPAVTEDNPGIPRCCSRCHHGLFNTHWRCPRCSHRLCVACGRVAGAGRAREKAGSREQSTEECTQEAGHAACSLTLTQFVSSQALAELSTAMHQVWVKFDIRGHCPCQADARVWAPGDAGQQKELTQKMPPTPQPSCNGDTHRTKSIKEETPDSTETPAEDRAGQAPLPCPSLCELLASTAVKLCLGHERIHMAFAPVTPALPSDDRITNILDSIIAQVVERKIQEKALGPGLRAGPGLRKGLGLPLSPVRPRLPPPGALLWLQEPRPRPRRGFHLFQEHWRQGQPVLVSGIQRTLQGNLWGTEALGALGGQVQALSPLGPPQPTSLGSTAFWEGFSWPELRPKSDEGSVLLLHRALGDEDTSRVENLAASLPLPEYCAHRGKLNLASYLPPGLALRPLEPQLWAAYGVSPHRGHLGTKNLCVEVADLVSILVHAEAPLPAWHRVQKDFLSGLDGEGLWSPGSQVSTVWHVFRAQDAQRIRRFLQMVRRQPGALPFPLLSPRSSSSPTLVCSLPAPRPQVCPAGAGALEPGAPGSCYLDAGLRRRLREEWGVSCWTLLQAPGEAVLVPAGAPHQVQGLVSTVSVTQHFLSPETSALSAQLCHQGSSLHPDCRLLCAQMDWAVFQAVKVAVGTLQEAK
- the HR gene encoding lysine-specific demethylase hairless isoform X10, translated to MESSPSFLKGTWEKTAPENSIVRQEPGSPPRDGLHRGPLCLGEPAPFWGGIPSTPDSWLPPGFPPGPKDTLPLVEGEGPQNGERKVNWLGSKEGLRWKEAMLTHPLAFCGPACPPRCGPLMPEHSGGHLKSDPVAFRPWHCPFLLETKILERAPFWVPTCLPPYLVSGLPPERPCDWPLAPHPWVHSGGQPKVPSAFSLGSKGFYHKDPSILRLAKEPLAAVEPGLLGLNPGGHLQRAGETERPSLHQRDGEMGAGRQQNPCPLFLGQPDTVPRTPWPAYPPGLVHTLGNVWAGPSDGSLGYQLGPPTTPRCPSPEPPITQRGCCSSYPPIKDGGLGPCGKCQEGLDGVAGGASEPSEEVNKASGPRACPPGHHTKLKKTWLTRHSEQFECPRGCPEAEERPVAQLQALKRAGSPEIQGAVGGPAPKRPPDPFPGTAEQGAGGWQEVRDTSIGNKEADSGHHDDQRGPRDGQASLQDPGLQDIPCLALPAKLAQCQSCAQAAGEGGGPAGHFQQVRRSPLGGELQQEEDTAANSSSEEGPGSGPDGRLSTGLSKHLLSSLGDRLCRLLRREREALAWAQREAGQGPAVTEDNPGIPRCCSRCHHGLFNTHWRCPRCSHRLCVACGRVAGAGRAREKAGSREQSTEECTQEAGHAACSLTLTQFVSSQALAELSTAMHQVWVKFDIRGHCPCQADARVWAPGDAGQQKELTQKMPPTPQPSCNGDTHRTKSIKEETPDSTETPAEDRAGQAPLPCPSLCELLASTAVKLCLGHERIHMAFAPVTPALPSDDRITNILDSIIAQVVERKIQEKALGPGLRAGPGLRKGLGLPLSPVRPRLPPPGALLWLQEPRPRPRRGFHLFQEHWRQGQPVLVSGIQRTLQGNLWGTEALGALGGQVQALSPLGPPQPTSLGSTAFWEGFSWPELRPKSDEGSVLLLHRALGDEDTSRVENLAASLPLPEYCAHRGKLNLASYLPPGLALRPLEPQLWAAYGVSPHRGHLGTKNLCVEVADLVSILVHAEAPLPAWHRVQKDFLSGLDGEGLWSPGSQVSTVWHVFRAQDAQRIRRFLQMVQGLVSTVSVTQHFLSPETSALSAQLCHQGSSLHPDCRLLCAQMDWAVFQAVKVAVGTLQEAK
- the HR gene encoding lysine-specific demethylase hairless (The RefSeq protein has 27 substitutions compared to this genomic sequence), with the protein product MESSPSFLKGTWEKTAPENGIVRQEPGSPPRDGLHRGPLCLGEPAPFWGGIPSTPDSWLPPGFPQGPKDTLPLVEGEGPQNGERKVNWLGSKEGLRWKEAMLTHPLAFCGPACPPRCGPLMPEHSGGHLKSDPVAFRPWHCPFLLETKILERAPFWVPTCLPPYVVSGLPPERPCDWPLAPHPWVHSGGQPKVPSAFSLGSKGFYYKDPSIPRLAKEPLAAAEPGLFGLNSGGHLQRAGEAERPSLHQRDGEMGAGRQQNPCPLFLGQPDTVPWTSWPACPPGLVHTLGNVWAGPSGGSLGYQLGPPTTPRCPSPEPPITQRGCCSSYPPIKDGGLGPCGKCQEGLDGVASGASEPSEEVNKASGPRACPPGHHTKLKKTWLTRHSEQFECPRGCPEAEERPVAQLRALKRAGSPEIQGAVGGPAPKRPPDPFPGTAEQGAGGWQEVRDTSIGNKEADSGQHDDQRGPRDGQASLQDPGLQEIPCLALPAKLAQCQSCAQAAGEGGGPAGHFQQVRRSPLGGELQQEEDTAANSSSEEGPGSGPDGRLSTGLSKHLLSSLGDRLCRLLRREREALAWAQREGQGPAVTEDNPGIPRCCSRCHHGLFNTHWRCPRCSHRLCVACGRVAGAGRAREKAGSREQSTEECTQEAGHAACSLTLTQFVSSQALAELSTAMHQVWVKFDIRGHCPCQADARVWAPGDAGQQKESTQKTPPTPQPSCNGDTHRTKSIKEETPDSTETPAEDRAGQAPLPCPSLCELLASTAVKLCLGHERIHMAFAPVTPALPSDDRITNILDSIIAQVVERKIQEKALGPGLRAGPGLRKGLGLPLSPVRPRLPPPGALLWLQEPRPRPQRGFHLFQEHWRQGQPVLVSGIQRTLQGNLWGTEALGALGGQVQALSPLGPPQPTSLGSTAFWEGFSWPELRPKSDEGSVLLLHRALGDEDTSRVENLAASLPLPEYCAHRGKLNLASYLPPGLALRPLEPQLWAAYGVSPHRGHLGTKNLCVEVADLVSILVHADTPLPAWHRAQKDFLSGLDGEGLWSPGSQVSTVWHVFRAQDAQRIRRFLQMVCPAGAGALEPGAPGSCYLDAGLRRRLREEWGVSCWTLLQAPGEAVLVPAGAPHQVQGLVSTVSVTQHFLSPETSALSAQLCHQGPSLPPDCHLLYAQMDWAVFQAVKVAVGTLQEAK
- the HR gene encoding lysine-specific demethylase hairless isoform X6 yields the protein MESSPSFLKGTWEKTAPENSIVRQEPGSPPRDGLHRGPLCLGEPAPFWGGIPSTPDSWLPPGFPPGPKDTLPLVEGEGPQNGERKVNWLGSKEGLRWKEAMLTHPLAFCGPACPPRCGPLMPEHSGGHLKSDPVAFRPWHCPFLLETKILERAPFWVPTCLPPYLVSGLPPERPCDWPLAPHPWVHSGGQPKVPSAFSLGSKGFYHKDPSILRLAKEPLAAVEPGLLGLNPGGHLQRAGETERPSLHQRDGEMGAGRQQNPCPLFLGQPDTVPRTPWPAYPPGLVHTLGNVWAGPSDGSLGYQLGPPTTPRCPSPEPPITQRGCCSSYPPIKDGGLGPCGKCQEGLDGVAGGASEPSEEVNKASGPRACPPGHHTKLKKTWLTRHSEQFECPRGCPEAEERPVAQLQALKRAGSPEIQGAVGGPAPKRPPDPFPGTAEQGAGGWQEVRDTSIGNKEADSGHHDDQRGPRDGQASLQDPGLQDIPCLALPAKLAQCQSCAQAAGEGGGPAGHFQQVRRSPLGGELQQEEDTAANSSSEEGPGSGPDGRLSTGLSKHLLSSLGDRLCRLLRREREALAWAQREAGQGPAVTEDNPGIPRCCSRCHHGLFNTHWRCPRCSHRLCVACGRVAGAGRAREKAGSREQSTEECTQEAGHAACSLTLTQFVSSQALAELSTAMHQVWVKFDIRGHCPCQADARVWAPGDAGQQKELTQKMPPTPQPSCNGDTHRTKSIKEETPDSTETPAEDRAGQAPLPCPSLCELLASTAVKLCLGHERIHMAFAPVTPALPSDDRITNILDSIIAQVVERKIQEKALGPGLRAGPGLRKGLGLPLSPVRPRLPPPGALLWLQEPRPRPRRGFHLFQEHWRQGQPVLVSGIQRTLQGNLWGTEALGALGGQVQALSPLGPPQPTSLGSTAFWEGFSWPELRPKSDEGSVLLLHRALGDEDTSRVENLAASLPLPEYCAHRGKLNLASYLPPGLALRPLEPQLWAAYGVSPHRGHLGTKNLCVEVADLVSILVHAEAPLPAWHRVQKDFLSGLDGEGLWSPGSQVSTVWHVFRAQDAQRIRRFLQMVCPAGAGALEPGAPGSCYLDAGLRRRLREEWGVSCWTLLQAPGEAVLVPAGAPHQVQGLVSTVSVTQHFLSPETSALSAQLCHQGSSLHPDCRLLCAQMDWAVFQAVKVAVGTLQEAK